The following proteins are co-located in the Flavobacterium sp. CECT 9288 genome:
- a CDS encoding adenylosuccinate synthase: MTVDLLLGLQWGDEGKGKIVDVLTSKYDIIARFQGGPNAGHTLEFDGIKHVLRTIPSGIFHKTAVNIIGNGVVIDPVVFQKEIEGLEKFNLDIKSKLIISRKAHLILPTHRLLDAASEASKGKAKIGSTLKGIGPTYMDKTGRNGIRVGDIELEDFADRYRALADKHEEMIKFYDVSIQYNLAEMETEFFAAIEELKKLDFIDSEEYLHQAQKAGKSILCEGAQGSLLDVDFGTYPFVTSSNTTAAGACTGLGIAPNKIKEVYGIFKAYVTRVGSGPFPTELFDEDGATMARVGNEFGSVTGRQRRCGWLDLVALKYAVQVNGVTQLMMMKGDVLSGFETLKVCTDYNYKGEKISHFPYNIEPENVTPVYQEFKGWKQDLTGMTTYDELPIELKEYIAFIEKEVEVPIKIVSVGPDRKQTILK; encoded by the coding sequence ATGACGGTAGATTTATTACTAGGATTACAATGGGGAGATGAGGGAAAAGGAAAAATTGTTGATGTTCTTACTTCAAAATATGACATTATTGCCCGTTTTCAAGGAGGTCCAAATGCAGGCCATACACTTGAATTTGATGGGATAAAACATGTTTTAAGAACTATCCCATCTGGTATTTTTCATAAAACTGCTGTAAACATAATAGGAAATGGAGTTGTTATTGACCCTGTAGTTTTTCAAAAAGAAATTGAAGGCCTAGAGAAATTTAATTTAGATATCAAAAGTAAATTAATCATTTCAAGAAAAGCACACTTAATCTTACCTACTCACCGCTTGCTAGATGCTGCTTCTGAAGCATCAAAAGGGAAAGCCAAAATTGGTTCAACCTTAAAAGGTATTGGACCAACCTATATGGACAAAACAGGTAGAAACGGAATTCGTGTAGGTGATATTGAACTCGAAGATTTTGCAGATCGTTACAGAGCATTGGCTGACAAGCATGAAGAAATGATCAAGTTTTACGATGTTTCAATTCAATACAATTTAGCTGAAATGGAAACTGAATTCTTTGCAGCAATTGAAGAATTAAAAAAATTAGATTTTATTGACAGTGAAGAATATTTACACCAAGCTCAAAAGGCTGGTAAATCAATCCTGTGCGAAGGTGCTCAAGGTTCTTTACTAGATGTAGATTTTGGAACGTATCCTTTTGTAACATCATCAAATACTACAGCTGCGGGTGCTTGTACTGGTTTAGGTATTGCTCCAAATAAAATTAAAGAAGTTTACGGAATTTTTAAAGCCTATGTTACTCGTGTGGGAAGTGGACCGTTCCCAACAGAACTTTTTGACGAAGATGGAGCAACTATGGCACGCGTAGGAAACGAATTTGGATCAGTAACCGGAAGACAAAGAAGATGTGGATGGCTTGATCTTGTAGCATTAAAATATGCTGTACAAGTAAATGGTGTAACCCAATTGATGATGATGAAAGGTGACGTGCTATCTGGATTTGAAACTCTAAAAGTTTGTACGGATTACAATTATAAAGGTGAAAAAATTTCGCATTTCCCGTATAACATTGAGCCAGAAAATGTAACTCCAGTTTACCAAGAATTTAAAGGATGGAAACAAGATTTAACGGGCATGACCACTTATGACGAGTTGCCTATTGAATTAAAAGAGTACATTGCTTTTATTGAAAAAGAAGTTGAAGTGCCTATCAAAATAGTATCTGTAGGTCCAGATAGAAAACAAACGATCTTAAAATAA
- the nudK gene encoding GDP-mannose pyrophosphatase NudK, with amino-acid sequence MKNPNIKIQSTEILSDNWYQLNKVTFDYQKKDNSWITQKREVYDRGNGAAILLYNTHFKTVILTKQFRLPTYLNGNESGMMIEVCAGLLDQDNPEQCIIRETEEETGYRISKVKRIMETYMSPGAVTEILYLFTGEYDASMKVSEGGGVEHEEENIEVIEMPFEVAYAMIESGELKDAKTIMLLQYAKINSLL; translated from the coding sequence ATGAAAAATCCAAATATTAAAATCCAAAGCACTGAAATCCTCTCTGACAACTGGTATCAACTAAACAAAGTAACATTTGATTATCAAAAAAAAGACAACTCATGGATTACTCAAAAAAGGGAGGTCTATGATAGAGGTAATGGAGCTGCCATATTGTTATACAACACACATTTTAAAACAGTTATACTTACAAAACAGTTTAGACTTCCCACCTATTTAAACGGCAATGAAAGCGGGATGATGATTGAAGTTTGCGCAGGACTTCTTGATCAAGACAATCCTGAACAATGCATTATAAGAGAAACTGAAGAAGAAACGGGATACCGAATTTCAAAAGTAAAAAGAATCATGGAAACGTATATGTCACCTGGTGCTGTTACAGAAATTCTCTATTTATTTACCGGTGAATATGATGCTAGCATGAAAGTAAGCGAAGGTGGTGGAGTTGAACATGAGGAGGAAAATATCGAGGTAATTGAAATGCCATTTGAAGTTGCATACGCTATGATTGAAAGTGGCGAACTAAAAGATGCTAAAACAATTATGCTCTTGCAGTATGCCAAAATAAATAGCCTCTTGTAA